In Gopherus flavomarginatus isolate rGopFla2 chromosome 1, rGopFla2.mat.asm, whole genome shotgun sequence, a single genomic region encodes these proteins:
- the LOC127044812 gene encoding olfactory receptor 52R1-like, producing the protein MSDSNRTDFSNPSTFILLGIPGLESAHIWISIPFCAMYAIAVLGNFTILFIVKREPSLHVPMFYFLCMLAITDLILCTSTLPKMLSIFWFNAREISFSACLTQMYFIQCFSGMGSGILVAMAFDRYVAICHPLRHSTILTNSVVATIGLVVVLRSGILTLPYPLLVRQWPYCRTNIISHFYCEHIAVVNLACADISINSYYGLFDLLSVIGMDVFFITMSYIQILRAIFRLPTKDAWLKTFGTCISHLFAISALYLPDLFSSLVLRFGHNVPLHVLVLITCVDNLIPPVLHPIIYGLRTKQIWDRLLQLFVIKRPKCFLLVPWLSN; encoded by the coding sequence ATGTCAGATTCTAACAGAACCGACTTcagcaacccctccaccttcatcctgctgggcattcctggcctagaGTCAGCCCATATCTGGATCTCCATTCCCTTCTGTGCTATGTACGCCATCGCTGTgctggggaacttcaccatcctgttcattgtgaagaggGAGCCCAGCCTCCATGTGCCCAtgttctatttcctctgcatgctggccatcaccgaCCTCATCCTGTGCACATCCACActgcccaaaatgctgagcattttCTGGTTCAATGCCAGGGAGAtcagtttcagtgcctgcctcactcagatgtacttcattcagtGCTTCTCAGGGATGGGGTCTGGAATCctcgtggccatggcttttgatcgctacgTGGCGATCTGTCaccccctgagacattccaccatcctgacaaactCTGTTGTGGCCACAATAGGCCTGGTCGTGGTGCTGCGCAGTGGCATACTCACATTGCCCTATCCCTTATTGGTGaggcagtggccatattgcaggACCAACATCATCTCCCATTTCTATTGTGAGCACATAGCTGTGGTGAATCTGGCCTGCGCTGACATCAGCATCAATAGTTACTATGGCCTGTTTGATCTTCTCTCTGTGATCGGAATGGATGTGTTTTTTATCACCATGTCCTATATTCAGATCCTCCGGGCCATCTTccgcctccccacaaaggatgcctGGCTCAAAACTTTTGGGACCTGCATCTCTCATCTTTTTGCCATCTCAGCTTTGTACCTCCCAGATTTATTCTCCTCTCTCGTGCTGCGGTTTGGCCACAATGTGCCACTGCATGTCCTCGTTCTCATTACCTGTGTGGACAACCTCATTCCCCCTGTGCTGCACCCCATCATTTATGGgttgaggaccaaacagatctgggacaggctgctccagctctttgTTATAAAGAGACCTAAATGTTTTCTCCTGGTGCCCTGGCTCTCAAATtga